In Thunnus thynnus chromosome 13, fThuThy2.1, whole genome shotgun sequence, the following proteins share a genomic window:
- the LOC137195001 gene encoding odorant receptor 131-2-like — MICFFVYALSLQMLYEAVIMNNTTEVTQVMPFREPVKALLSMLPCLLFLYVNAVMLFALLRKPFLLESSRYILFGHLLIIDTLQLLVTMLLYLFAETMVRMISYVCVTVILLSVVTYTISPINLAVMSLERYVAICFPLRHTDITTNRTTGIAITVMWILASLDSLTQFFLFISLENTGFILQSFCARNNVFGLKIYSTVYNAFTAINFVLVSLIIIYTYIAIMIVVKSASANVHEAMKACKTVLLHLFQLCLCLISTLFHMISPNKMTTINTAMAVTTRYVLFVSLIVFPKCLSPLIYGLRDDTLRHIFRYYFTFGFKVTIKPSPKS, encoded by the coding sequence atgatatgtttttttgtgtatgcccTGTCTTTACAAATGCTGTATGAAGCTGTGATCATGAATAACACAACAGAAGTAACGCAGGTGATGCCGTTTCGGGAACCTGTGAAAGCTTTGCTGTCCATGCTGCCGTGTCTCCTTTTCCTGTATGTAAATGCAGTCATGCTGTTCGCCTTGTTGAGGAAGCCCTTCTTACTGGAGTCCTCTCGCTACATCCTGTTCGGTCATTTACTCATCATCGACACTCTCCAACTTCTAGTGACTATGTTGCTTTACCTCTTTGCTGAGACCATGGTCAGAATGATCAGCTACGTTTGTGTAACTGTCATTCTACTTTCAGTCGTCACTTACACAATTTCACCCATCAACCTGGCTGTGATGTCTTTGGAGAGGTATGTTGCTATTTGTTTTCCACTGAGGCACACGGACATTACCACCAACAGGACGACGGGCATAGCCATCACTGTTATGTGGATATTGGCCTCTTTGGACTCACTCACCCAGTTTTTCCTGTTTATCAGTCTGGAGAACACAGGTTTCATTCTGCAAAGTTTCTGCGCTAGAAACAATGTCTTCGGTCTAAAGATTTATTCAACTGTATATAACGCCTTCACCGCTATAAATTTTGTGTTGGTGAGTCTGATTATCATCTATACATATATTGCTATCATGATTGTTGTAAAGTCAGCCTCGGCTAATGTTCATGAAGCCATGAAGGCCTGCAAGACAGTGTTATTGCATCTGTTTCAGTTGTGCCTTTGTCTCATCTCGACTCTGTTTCATATGATATCCCCCAATAAGATGACGACCATAAATACTGCAATGGCTGTTACTACTCGGTATGTCCTCTTTGTAAGTCTTATTGTCTTTCCTAAGTGTTTGAGCCCACTCATATACGGCCTCAGAGATGACACCCTCAGACATATCTTCAGATACTATTTCACCTTTGGTTTCAAAGTCACTATTAAGCCATCTCCAAAgtcttga
- the LOC137196279 gene encoding odorant receptor 131-2-like: MNNTTEVSQVMLFQTPIKALLSMLPCLLFLYVNAVMLFALLRKPLLLESSRYILFGHLLFIDSLQLLVTMLLYLFAVTMVRMISYVCVTVTLLAVVTVKMSPINLAVMSLERYVAICFPLRHTDITTTRTTGIAITVMWIVASLDSLTQFFLFISLENTGFTLQSFCTKNDVFRLKIYSTVYNAFTAIYFVLVSLIIIYTYIAIMIVVKSASANVRKAIKACKTVLLHLLQLCLCLTSTLFNMIISNNMLNINTAMAVNIRYALFVSLIVFPKCLSPLIYGLRDDTLRHVFRYYFTFGFKVTIKPSPKS, encoded by the coding sequence ATGAATAACACAACAGAAGTAAGCCAGGTGATGCTGTTTCAGACACCTATCAAAGCTTTGCTGTCCATGCTGCCGTGTCTCCTTTTCCTGTATGTAAATGCGGTCATGCTGTTCGCCTTGTTGAGGAAGCCCCTCTTACTGGAGTCCTCTCGCTACATCCTTTTTGGTCATTTACTCTTCATCGACTCTCTCCAACTTCTAGTGACTATGTTGCTTTACCTCTTTGCTGTGACCATGGTCAGAATGATCAGCTACGTTTGTGTAACTGTCACGCTACTTGCAGTCGTCACTGTTAAAATGTCACCCATCAACCTGGCTGTGATGTCTTTGGAGAGGTATGTTGCTATTTGTTTTCCACTGAGGCACACGGACATTACCACCACCAGGACAACGGGCATAGCCATCACAGTTATGTGGATAGTGGCCTCTTTGGACTCACTCACCCAGTTTTTCCTGTTTATCAGTCTGGAGAACACAGGTTTCACTCTGCAAAGTTTCTGCACTAAAAACGATGTCTTCCGTCTAAAGATTTATTCGACTGTATATAACGCCTTCACTGctatatattttgtgttggtGAGTCTGATTATCATCTATACATATATTGCTATCATGATTGTTGTAAAGTCAGCCTCGGCTAATGTTCGTAAAGCTATTAAAGCTTGCAAGACAGTGTTGTTGCATCTGCTTCAGTTGTGCCTTTGTCTCACCTCCACTCTGTTTAATATGATTATCTCCAATAACATGTTGAACATAAATACTGCAATGGCTGTTAATATTCGGTATGCCCTCTTTGTAAGTCTTATTGTCTTTCCTAAGTGTTTGAGCCCACTCATATACGGCCTCAGAGATGACACCCTCAGACATGTCTTCAGATACTATTTCACCTTTGGTTTCAAAGTCACTATTAAGCCATCTCCAAAgtcttga